In the genome of Neofelis nebulosa isolate mNeoNeb1 chromosome 8, mNeoNeb1.pri, whole genome shotgun sequence, one region contains:
- the APOF gene encoding apolipoprotein F codes for MCTVSDMCGLRFITIQVELLFCYLLLHPVDAISYGNQTNILMHLPSSLRSWPPSSDPLFCQTLLPKSLPGFTHMAPLLKFLVGLPLLITLEKAGCQADTWALQLQLYHQGGVKATQILIRHLQGLQKSRSTGRAVSVDALASALQLLTREQPGPQRAQRSLPINDCEQEQEQGVHDIVQLLPGVGTYYNLGTALYYAARNCSDKAKERGQDGVIDMGYDFLMTMVGLSGGPTGLLISAALKPAVKTGIQQLIQYYYVNEANTPLPEISEETWGRALNVSDLEETTSKAL; via the exons ATG TGTACTGTTTCAGACATGTGTGGCCTCAGATTCATCACGATACAAGTTGAGCTGCTTTTTTGCTACCTCCTGCTGCACCCTGTGGATGCCATTTCATATGGAAACCAGACAAATATTCTGATGCACCTTCCCTCATCCTTGAGGTCCTGGCCACCCTCCTCAGACCCTTTGTTCTGCCAGACCCTGCTCCCAAAGTCCCTGCCTGGCTTCACCCACATGGCCCCTCTACTCAAGTTCTTGGTAGGCTTGCCACTGCTGATCACCCTGGAGAAAGCTGGCTGCCAGGCTGATACCTGGGCCCTGCAACTTCAGTTGTATCATCAGGGGGGTGTGAAAGCTACACAGATCCTCATCCGGCATCTTCAAGGGCTCCAGAAAAGCAGAAGCACAGGGAGGGCAGTTTCAGTGGATGCCCTGGCCTCTGCTCTACAGCTGTTGACCAGGGAGCAGCCGGGCCCACAAAGAGCCCAACGATCCCTACCCATCAATGACTGTGaacaggagcaggagcagggtgTGCACGATATAGTCCAGCTGTTGCCAGGAGTGGGAACCTACTACAACCTGGGCACAGCTCTGTATTATGCTGCTCGGAACTGCTCAGACAAGGCCAAGGAACGAGGCCAAGATGGGGTCATAGATATGGGTTATGACTTTCTGATGACCATGGTTGGGTTATCTGGGGGACCCACAGGACTACTAATCAGCGCTGCACTTAAACCTGCAGTGAAGACTGGGATTCAACAGTTGATCCAGTATTACTATGTGAATGAGGCAAACACCCCTCTGCCAGAGATCAGCGAGGAGACCTGGGGGAGGGCTTTAAATGTGAGTGACCTGGAAGAAACAACTTCCAAGGCCCTTTGA